From Diospyros lotus cultivar Yz01 chromosome 4, ASM1463336v1, whole genome shotgun sequence, a single genomic window includes:
- the LOC127798821 gene encoding peptide methionine sulfoxide reductase B5-like — translation MAAKPGSVHKSEEEWRAILSPEQFRILRQKGTEPGGTGEYDKVFSEGIYNCAGCGTPLYKSTTKFNSGCGWPAFFEGLPGAINRSPDPDGRRTEITCAACGGHLGHVFKGEGFPTPTDERHCVNSVSIKFVPPETSSASL, via the exons ATGGCCGCCAAACCCGGTTCCGTTCACAAATCGGAGGAAGAGTGGCGGGCTATTCTCTCGCCGGAGCAGTTTCGAATCCTCCGCCAGAAAGGAACCGA GCCAGGAGGCACTGGGGAATATGACAAGGTCTTCAGCGAAGGCATCTACAATTGTGCTGGTTGTGGCACTCCACTTTATAAATCTACCACCAAATTCAACTCTGGCTGTGGCTGGCCTGCTTTCTTCGAGGGTCTTCCCGGAGCCATTAATCGCTCT cctGACCCGGATGGGAGGAGAACAGAAATTACTTGTGCGGCTTGTGGTGGTCATTTAGGCCATGTTTTCAAAGGCGAGGGCTTCCCGACGCCAACTGATGAGCGCCACTGCGTCAACAGCGTTTCGATCAAGTTTGTCCCACCCGAGACTTCATCTGCCTCGCTGTGA
- the LOC127798822 gene encoding uncharacterized protein LOC127798822 translates to MDPPPPKPDAGPQPPPAVHQSDADEEDESVRQLNECASLYLSLQDCLVKSNRNWKSCQMEVQALKECNERRKNDRRK, encoded by the exons ATGGACCCACCGCCACCGAAGCCAGACGCCGGTCCCCAGCCGCCTCCGGCAGTTCATCAGAGCGACGCCGATGAGGAAGACGAGAGCGTGAGGCAGCTCAACGAGTGCGCTTCTCTCTACCTATCTTTACAG GACTGTCTTGTCAAATCCAACAGAAATTGGAAATCTTGCCAGATGG AAGTTCAAGCCTTGAAGGAATGCAATGAAAGGAGGAAGAATGACAGGAGAAAGTGA